One Ignisphaera sp. DNA window includes the following coding sequences:
- the hflX gene encoding GTPase HflX: MIIKKDDIQYLDEITAIVREAGFEPKSVVKISKTDTSCYLSYGKILKLKYEIENNNVKRVCIYDRLKPRQVTCLMKELNVDVIDQVMLLLRIFQMHAGSKEALLQIEMARLSHELPLVREWIRRSKMGELPGFLGGGRYAIDIQYEHIRRRLARIRKELIEIRSKKRNERERRRRSGWIHIALIGYTNAGKTSLFNALTNLNKPTGDEMFTTLTPKTYALNICSDEIRKIVLVDTIGFIKKLPIEIIEAFKVVLEEIKAADILLFVIDASKDPHLIYNEIDTALSILQNIGFEGKPIIVALNKIDLLNSNSENKRDISDIANSVSEYLLSKNVNVLKIVPISALKNLNIDALKESICQAAYQLKALKNTYMY, encoded by the coding sequence TTGATCATTAAAAAGGATGATATACAATACTTAGATGAAATTACAGCTATCGTTAGAGAAGCTGGTTTTGAACCAAAAAGCGTTGTCAAAATCTCAAAAACAGATACCAGCTGCTATCTCTCATATGGTAAGATCCTAAAGCTAAAATATGAAATAGAGAATAATAATGTAAAAAGGGTTTGTATTTATGATCGTCTAAAACCTAGGCAAGTAACTTGTTTAATGAAAGAATTAAACGTTGATGTAATAGATCAAGTAATGTTACTGCTCAGAATATTTCAGATGCATGCTGGCTCAAAAGAAGCATTGCTTCAGATCGAAATGGCTAGACTGAGTCACGAACTACCACTAGTTAGAGAATGGATAAGAAGAAGCAAAATGGGTGAGTTACCTGGCTTCTTAGGGGGAGGTAGATATGCTATAGACATCCAATATGAACATATAAGAAGGAGATTAGCTAGGATAAGAAAAGAATTAATTGAAATAAGAAGCAAGAAAAGAAATGAAAGAGAAAGAAGAAGACGCTCTGGTTGGATACACATAGCATTAATTGGCTATACTAATGCTGGCAAAACATCCCTCTTCAATGCTTTGACCAATTTAAACAAACCTACAGGAGATGAAATGTTTACAACGTTAACACCAAAAACATATGCATTAAATATTTGTAGTGATGAAATCAGAAAAATAGTCCTCGTAGATACAATTGGATTTATAAAAAAACTGCCCATAGAAATCATTGAAGCTTTCAAGGTTGTTCTTGAAGAAATAAAAGCAGCTGACATTCTACTATTTGTCATAGATGCCAGTAAAGATCCTCATCTCATATATAATGAGATTGATACAGCCCTTAGCATCCTCCAAAACATAGGTTTTGAGGGAAAGCCAATTATTGTTGCACTAAATAAGATCGATCTATTAAATTCGAATTCGGAAAACAAAAGAGATATTAGTGATATAGCTAATTCTGTGAGTGAGTACCTTCTTAGCAAAAACGTGAATGTCCTGAAAATAGTGCCTATATCCGCTTTAAAGAATCTAAATATTGATGCATTAAAGGAGTCTATATGTCAAGCTGCATATCAGCTGAAAGCCTTGAAAAACACGTATATGTATTAA
- a CDS encoding tRNA (cytidine(56)-2'-O)-methyltransferase (catalyzes the S-adenosyl-methionine-dependent 2'-O-ribose methylation of C56 in tRNA transcripts), with product MSSCISAESLEKHVYVLRLGHRPHRDHRVTTHVALVARAFGARGLYLADTTDETIRQSITKVISRWGGSYFKVIDGVNPFEIIKQFKMEKSCVVHLTMYGLPVDTVIKDVMEKCEKILVIIGAEKVDRIFYELADYNIAIGNQPHSEVSALAIFLDRLWQGREMSLCFPDAKYYIVPSARGKMVKPFER from the coding sequence ATGTCAAGCTGCATATCAGCTGAAAGCCTTGAAAAACACGTATATGTATTAAGACTTGGCCATAGACCGCATAGAGACCATAGAGTTACAACACACGTTGCACTTGTTGCTAGAGCCTTTGGTGCTAGAGGGTTATACCTTGCTGATACCACTGATGAAACCATCAGGCAGTCTATTACCAAGGTTATTAGTCGATGGGGTGGATCCTACTTTAAGGTTATAGATGGTGTTAATCCATTTGAGATTATAAAACAATTCAAAATGGAGAAATCATGTGTTGTGCACCTGACTATGTATGGACTTCCTGTGGATACTGTGATTAAAGATGTTATGGAAAAATGCGAAAAGATACTGGTAATCATTGGTGCTGAGAAAGTAGATAGAATATTTTATGAGTTGGCCGATTACAATATTGCTATAGGTAACCAGCCCCACTCTGAAGTTTCTGCGCTAGCAATATTCCTAGACAGATTGTGGCAAGGACGCGAAATGAGCTTATGTTTCCCCGACGCAAAATACTATATTGTGCCTAGTGCGAGAGGTAAGATGGTGAAACCATTTGAACGATAG
- a CDS encoding DNA cytosine methyltransferase, translated as MKPTVIDLFCGAGGFSRGFKEAGFNIALAIDNDPSCGKTFKTNFSNTIVLVEDIKDVTGSDIIYYTGHNYDVVIGSPPCEPFTGANPKREINPIDRLYKDPMGKLTLEFIRIIGELKPRIFIMENVPAILEEPIKKSLINEFKSIGYNQIYFNVLNAEKFGNPSKRKRVFISNVPINPRPTNKVVVVAEALKNLPSPQESTIPNHEFVPVSEKKLKRISRVKHGKAAYYYYGSSKLLPNLIKLNPYEVAPTVLGSSRFIHPFENRLLTVREQARLMGYPDDHVFFGGRDQQFNQVGESVPPPLSYAIAKFLMEKILM; from the coding sequence ATGAAACCTACTGTCATAGATTTATTCTGTGGAGCAGGAGGCTTTTCAAGAGGCTTTAAAGAAGCTGGTTTTAATATAGCTCTTGCTATTGATAATGATCCATCATGTGGAAAAACATTCAAAACAAACTTCTCAAATACTATTGTACTAGTAGAAGATATAAAGGATGTTACAGGCTCCGATATAATTTACTACACTGGTCATAACTATGATGTTGTTATTGGGAGTCCGCCTTGCGAACCTTTTACAGGAGCTAATCCAAAAAGAGAGATTAACCCTATTGACAGACTTTACAAGGATCCCATGGGTAAACTAACATTAGAGTTTATTCGCATTATCGGAGAACTAAAGCCTCGAATATTTATCATGGAAAACGTTCCTGCAATTCTAGAGGAGCCCATAAAAAAGAGTTTAATAAACGAATTCAAGTCTATTGGATATAACCAGATATACTTTAATGTTTTAAATGCTGAGAAATTTGGTAACCCGAGCAAAAGAAAAAGAGTGTTCATATCAAACGTGCCAATAAATCCCAGGCCAACAAATAAAGTTGTTGTAGTTGCTGAAGCTTTAAAAAATCTTCCTTCGCCTCAGGAGTCAACTATTCCAAATCACGAATTTGTGCCAGTCTCAGAGAAGAAATTGAAGAGAATATCAAGAGTGAAACATGGTAAAGCAGCGTATTATTATTATGGCTCCTCAAAACTTCTTCCAAATCTCATTAAACTGAATCCATACGAAGTTGCACCAACGGTGTTAGGATCATCAAGATTTATACACCCATTCGAGAATAGGCTTTTAACAGTCCGTGAGCAGGCCAGACTCATGGGATATCCTGATGATCATGTATTTTTTGGAGGAAGAGATCAGCAATTTAATCAAGTTGGAGAATCCGTGCCACCACCACTATCATACGCCATAGCAAAATTTTTAATGGAAAAAATATTAATGTAG
- a CDS encoding RecB-family nuclease — MQKLYLVAYAPSSPYRLVDLAKVAYSFNFVTGFVVVRPTGLAAQSGLPEVFKLAYKYGKSLFILSQLRELRDILSLDKLIFIIQSHREAPDIEQIIATESEAVAIIVQAGETPFSKEDISMGHVSRISEMNESFSPNAIAEATAALLKIVRMLR, encoded by the coding sequence ATGCAAAAATTGTACTTAGTTGCTTATGCACCATCAAGCCCCTATAGACTAGTCGATTTAGCAAAAGTCGCGTATTCCTTTAATTTCGTAACAGGTTTTGTAGTTGTTAGACCAACAGGTTTGGCTGCACAAAGTGGCCTTCCAGAAGTATTTAAACTAGCCTATAAGTATGGAAAGTCCCTTTTCATATTATCGCAGCTAAGGGAATTAAGAGATATTCTGTCTCTTGATAAACTGATATTCATAATTCAAAGCCATAGAGAAGCTCCAGATATAGAGCAAATTATAGCCACAGAATCTGAGGCTGTAGCTATAATTGTCCAAGCAGGAGAAACTCCATTTAGTAAAGAGGATATTTCTATGGGGCATGTTTCAAGAATTAGCGAAATGAATGAATCTTTTTCGCCTAATGCCATAGCAGAAGCTACTGCTGCCCTTCTAAAGATCGTGCGGATGCTAAGGTAA
- a CDS encoding radical SAM protein — protein MESVIVVDANARREGRRVSTLDVIGVGPRLITSILKMHGLKASLYAYETILDNKEILENFDAIAISFMVSDFKAVKKLIDVWRETSNGIIILGGPGTLSQSILTSLDFSLALKGESEITLQKLFSKYKSFTEAYYDLSKSKTTIKGLAVKVNKETIDGGIGEWTPKKLLNVIPEIDDLKNFPFFWASRIYVEVVRGCSNFRRPIQTFDGRYCIRCDMCYRGSLSSRINCPVNIPPGCGYCSVPVIHGPARSRDLFTIVEEIERLAKIGVSRIVLSAPDFLDFGRDELVDEPLTDPCNPPPNVHKIEELLSRLSKIRAVAEEKSIVMIENVKPCLVNDDVSNILGRYLKDTPIYIGLESCSDDLLKKVGRPSTCLESIKAIEKLKKSGLRPYVYIMHGLPFEKDEDVLKTIKAIDILRNIDVERIVLYRFSPLPYTAFELAPKPEPAINDLVKKLLYNKVREFNKEQNEKIVGRVVKAIVALKHPKKAGFLIAYPIRHGPVIIVRGSGALVGHRVTVKIQRLISDRIVLGEIIHVHEKHF, from the coding sequence ATGGAGAGCGTGATCGTAGTTGATGCTAATGCTAGACGAGAAGGTAGAAGAGTTTCAACACTTGATGTAATAGGTGTTGGCCCCCGACTAATAACTTCAATTCTTAAAATGCATGGTCTTAAGGCAAGTTTGTACGCCTATGAAACCATTCTAGATAACAAAGAGATTCTGGAGAATTTCGATGCCATAGCAATATCATTTATGGTGAGCGATTTCAAAGCTGTTAAAAAGCTTATTGATGTATGGAGAGAAACCAGCAACGGCATCATTATCTTGGGGGGTCCTGGTACCTTAAGCCAATCAATACTAACCTCTCTAGACTTTTCACTTGCGCTCAAGGGAGAGTCGGAGATCACGTTGCAAAAGCTTTTCTCCAAGTATAAGAGTTTTACTGAGGCATACTACGATTTATCAAAATCGAAGACAACAATAAAGGGATTGGCTGTAAAGGTGAATAAGGAGACTATAGATGGTGGCATAGGTGAATGGACCCCCAAAAAATTATTGAATGTGATACCTGAGATAGACGATCTTAAAAATTTCCCATTTTTCTGGGCATCGAGAATATACGTTGAGGTTGTGAGGGGTTGTAGTAATTTTAGAAGACCTATACAAACATTTGATGGCAGATATTGCATCAGATGCGATATGTGCTATAGAGGTTCATTGAGTTCTAGAATAAATTGCCCTGTAAACATCCCCCCAGGTTGTGGATATTGCAGTGTGCCAGTAATCCATGGACCTGCACGATCACGTGATTTGTTTACCATTGTTGAGGAAATTGAAAGATTAGCAAAAATAGGTGTGAGTAGAATAGTGTTAAGCGCTCCTGATTTTCTCGATTTTGGGAGAGACGAGCTTGTAGACGAGCCATTGACTGATCCTTGCAACCCACCACCAAATGTACACAAAATAGAGGAGCTCTTAAGTAGATTATCTAAGATTAGAGCTGTAGCAGAGGAGAAGTCTATTGTGATGATTGAAAATGTTAAACCATGTCTAGTGAATGATGATGTTTCAAACATTTTAGGGAGATACTTGAAGGATACTCCGATCTATATAGGATTGGAGAGTTGTAGTGATGATCTTCTAAAAAAAGTTGGAAGACCATCAACATGTCTAGAAAGCATCAAGGCCATTGAGAAACTGAAGAAAAGTGGCCTTAGACCCTACGTCTACATAATGCATGGCCTTCCATTTGAAAAAGATGAAGATGTTCTTAAAACAATTAAAGCAATTGACATTCTAAGGAATATTGATGTGGAAAGAATAGTATTGTATAGATTCTCGCCATTACCCTATACAGCATTTGAACTAGCACCAAAACCTGAACCAGCTATAAATGATCTTGTGAAAAAACTTTTGTACAACAAGGTTAGGGAGTTTAACAAGGAGCAAAACGAAAAAATTGTTGGCAGAGTCGTCAAGGCCATTGTAGCTCTTAAACATCCAAAAAAAGCAGGCTTTCTTATTGCATATCCCATAAGACATGGACCTGTAATAATAGTAAGAGGAAGTGGAGCTTTAGTAGGACACAGAGTCACAGTCAAAATACAAAGGTTAATCAGTGATAGGATTGTACTTGGAGAGATTATCCACGTTCATGAGAAGCATTTCTAA